One stretch of Serinicoccus hydrothermalis DNA includes these proteins:
- a CDS encoding DNA-formamidopyrimidine glycosylase family protein, whose amino-acid sequence MPEGDAVWRTARRLHQGLAGQVLEGSDLRVPAHATADLSGRRTLEVVPRGKHLLHRVEGDVTVHSHLRMEGSWRVHPVARRHALGRRHTVRALLWTPQRVAVGDSLGMLELVRTSEEHRVVGHLGPDLLDPGYDADLALANVLADPARTITEACLDQRNVAGMGTIFTAEPLFLLGINPWTPVGDLEEAQVAELLATARRLLVLSCRVGRTTITGRGDVNDDDAWVHGRMGLPCKRCGTTIRLAPIGVQPQQRVMFSCPTCQGGRAPTDDGRPQSPLGHGRRPSY is encoded by the coding sequence GTGCCTGAGGGTGACGCGGTGTGGCGGACCGCCCGGCGGCTGCACCAGGGTCTGGCCGGGCAGGTCCTGGAGGGGTCGGACCTGCGCGTCCCCGCGCACGCCACCGCCGACCTGTCCGGCCGCCGCACCCTGGAGGTGGTGCCGCGCGGCAAGCACCTGCTGCACCGGGTCGAGGGTGACGTCACCGTGCACAGCCACCTGCGGATGGAGGGCTCCTGGCGGGTCCACCCGGTGGCGCGCCGGCACGCGCTGGGGCGACGGCATACCGTCCGGGCGCTGCTGTGGACGCCGCAGCGGGTCGCCGTGGGCGACTCCCTGGGGATGCTGGAGCTGGTCCGCACCAGCGAGGAGCACCGGGTCGTGGGCCACCTGGGGCCGGACCTGCTCGACCCCGGCTACGACGCCGACCTCGCGCTGGCCAACGTGCTGGCCGACCCGGCACGCACCATCACCGAGGCCTGCCTGGACCAGCGCAACGTCGCGGGCATGGGCACGATCTTCACCGCCGAGCCGCTCTTCCTGCTCGGGATCAACCCCTGGACCCCCGTCGGCGACCTCGAGGAGGCGCAGGTGGCCGAGCTGCTGGCCACCGCGCGCCGGCTGCTCGTGCTCAGCTGCCGGGTCGGGCGGACGACGATCACCGGGCGCGGCGACGTCAACGACGACGACGCCTGGGTGCACGGGCGCATGGGCCTGCCCTGCAAGCGTTGCGGCACCACCATCCGACTCGCCCCCATCGGGGTCCAGCCGCAGCAGCGGGTGATGTTCTCCTGCCCGACCTGCCAGGGAGGACGTGCCCCCACCGACGACGGCCGGCCGCAGTCACCGCTGGGCCACGGGCGGCGGCCGAGCTACTGA